One genomic region from Thermoleptolyngbya sichuanensis A183 encodes:
- the prfC gene encoding peptide chain release factor 3, translating to MTTDLQAEIATAVDQRRNFAIISHPDAGKTTLTEKLLLYGGAIHEAGAVKAKRAQRHATSDWMEMEQQRGISITSTVLQFDYSGYTINLLDTPGHQDFSEDTYRTLAAADNAVMLEDAAKGLEPQTRKLFEVCRMRGIPIFTFFNKLDRPGREPLELMDEIEQELGLQTYAVNWPIGMGDRFKGVYDRRKQQIHLFERTAHGSREAKDTVVDLGDPRIEDLLEKDLYYQFKEELELLEAAGTEFDLAQVHAGKLTPVFFGSAMTNFGVELFLESFLDYALKPGSRRSTQGDIDPTYPEFSGFVFKLQANMDPKHRDRIAFIRVCSGKFEKDMVVNHARTGKTVRLSHPQKLFGQGRQSLDEAYPGDVIGLNNPGMFAIGDTIYNGKKLEYEGIPSFSPELFAYLRNPNPSKFKQFQKGVNELREEGAVQIMYSTDESKREPILAAVGQLQFEVVQFRLRNEYNVDSLLDPLPYSVARWVGGGWAALEKAGRLFNTVTVKDSWGRPVLLFKNEWNCQQVEGEHPELDLRAIAPVASGQEPAAV from the coding sequence ATGACCACCGACCTCCAAGCTGAAATTGCGACTGCGGTTGACCAACGGCGCAACTTTGCAATTATTTCCCACCCCGACGCGGGTAAAACCACGCTCACCGAAAAGCTGCTGCTGTATGGAGGCGCGATTCACGAAGCAGGTGCAGTCAAGGCCAAGCGGGCGCAGCGCCACGCCACCTCAGACTGGATGGAAATGGAGCAGCAGCGGGGCATCTCCATCACCTCCACGGTGCTGCAATTTGACTACAGCGGCTACACGATCAACCTGCTGGATACGCCCGGACACCAGGACTTTAGCGAAGACACCTACCGCACCCTGGCCGCCGCCGACAATGCGGTAATGCTGGAGGACGCTGCCAAGGGTCTGGAACCACAAACCCGCAAGCTGTTTGAAGTGTGCCGGATGCGGGGCATTCCCATCTTCACCTTTTTCAATAAGCTGGATCGGCCGGGGCGCGAGCCGCTGGAGCTAATGGACGAAATTGAGCAGGAGTTGGGGCTGCAAACCTATGCAGTGAACTGGCCCATCGGCATGGGCGATCGCTTCAAAGGGGTTTACGATCGCCGCAAACAGCAAATTCACCTGTTTGAGCGCACGGCCCACGGCAGCCGCGAGGCCAAAGATACTGTGGTGGATCTGGGCGATCCGCGCATCGAAGATCTGCTCGAAAAAGACCTGTATTACCAGTTCAAAGAAGAACTAGAACTGCTGGAGGCAGCGGGCACAGAGTTTGACCTGGCGCAGGTTCATGCGGGCAAGCTAACGCCTGTCTTTTTTGGCAGCGCCATGACCAACTTTGGTGTGGAGCTATTTTTGGAATCCTTCCTGGACTACGCGCTGAAGCCCGGTTCTCGCCGCAGCACCCAGGGCGACATCGACCCGACCTATCCCGAATTTTCTGGGTTTGTGTTCAAGCTGCAAGCCAACATGGACCCCAAGCACCGCGATCGCATCGCGTTTATCCGGGTCTGCTCCGGCAAGTTTGAAAAAGACATGGTGGTGAACCACGCCCGCACGGGCAAGACGGTGCGCCTGTCTCATCCGCAAAAACTGTTTGGGCAGGGGCGGCAGTCCCTCGATGAAGCCTATCCCGGCGACGTGATTGGTCTGAACAATCCGGGTATGTTTGCCATTGGCGACACGATTTACAACGGCAAAAAGCTGGAATACGAGGGCATTCCCTCCTTTTCGCCAGAACTGTTTGCCTATTTGCGAAACCCCAACCCCAGCAAGTTCAAGCAGTTTCAAAAGGGTGTCAACGAGCTGCGGGAAGAGGGCGCGGTGCAGATTATGTATTCCACGGACGAGTCGAAGCGGGAGCCGATTCTCGCCGCCGTGGGGCAACTCCAGTTTGAAGTGGTGCAGTTCCGCTTGCGAAATGAATACAACGTGGACAGCCTGCTCGATCCGCTGCCCTACAGCGTGGCCCGCTGGGTGGGTGGTGGCTGGGCAGCGCTGGAAAAGGCAGGTCGCCTGTTCAACACGGTGACGGTGAAGGATAGCTGGGGTCGTCCGGTGCTGCTGTTCAAAAACGAGTGGAACTGCCAACAGGTGGAAGGGGAGCATCCAGAACTGGATCTGCGGGCGATCGCCCCGGTTGCGTCGGGTCAGGAACCCGCAGCAGTGTGA
- a CDS encoding RNA recognition motif domain-containing protein, with protein sequence MSIRLYVGNLPKELERQELAALFAEFDETLTTKIITDRKTGKCRGFGFVTVKSEEQADQVIEKFDGFLFKETPLKIERAQPREKGSEEGDEAAPAASNSNRKKNNSKAKKAAATTEPESVQPDPRWAQELEKLKELLSTQTANS encoded by the coding sequence ATGTCCATTCGTCTTTATGTAGGCAATTTGCCCAAAGAGCTAGAGCGGCAGGAATTAGCTGCCCTGTTTGCGGAATTTGATGAAACCTTGACCACCAAAATCATCACCGACCGCAAAACGGGGAAGTGCCGTGGCTTTGGGTTTGTCACGGTGAAAAGCGAAGAGCAGGCAGACCAGGTCATCGAAAAGTTTGACGGTTTTCTGTTTAAGGAAACCCCGCTGAAAATCGAACGCGCCCAGCCCCGCGAAAAGGGCAGTGAGGAAGGCGATGAGGCCGCTCCCGCCGCAAGCAACAGCAACCGCAAGAAGAACAACAGCAAGGCTAAGAAGGCGGCCGCAACGACCGAGCCAGAATCCGTACAGCCCGATCCTCGCTGGGCGCAGGAACTAGAGAAACTGAAGGAACTGCTGTCTACTCAAACGGCAAATTCATAG
- a CDS encoding molybdopterin oxidoreductase family protein — MKDETQIKTLCPYCGVGCGLEVVPSQGKGAWQVRGDRAHPSSQGMVCVKGATVAESISKDRLLHPMWRESLEQNFRQISWEEALDKLCDRLQTVLASQGPDGICMYGSGQFVTEDYYTAQKLMKGCLGTNNFDANSRLCMSSAVSGYVQSFGADGPPCCYEDLEQTDCAVIVGSNMAECHPIAFNRLRKYHKKTPHVRLIVVDPRRTQTADAADLHLALRPGTDIDLFNGIAYLLMQWGFEQAAFIQQHTSGYADYAEVVRHYSPDVVSDRCGISISDLETAARWWGKSGRVLSLWSMGLNQSSEGTAKVRSLIDLHLLTGQIGKPGAGPFSLTGQPNAMGGREAGGLSHLLPGYRFVANPQHRAEVEHAWNLPAGQISPNPGRTVWDMIRGLEAGEVGLFWIAATNPAVSLPDLVRVKAALGRSPFTVYQEAYFPTETAEFAHLLLPATQWSEKSGTMTNSERMVTLAKAFQPAPGEARADWEIFCEVGRRLGFAAQFPFQTAAEVHAEFVKLTQGRPCDMSGISHARLEQEGPLQWPLPSGENPESQTQPAKRLYTNLQFPTPDGRARFSASHSRGLAEPPDPDFPLVLTTGRLYGHWHTQTRTGRTEKITQMYPNPFIEIHPRDAEPLGIVEGDVVEVRSRRGWARFPAKVTRAIAPGTVFVPMHWGALWADHAEANALTHPTACPDSKQPELKACAVKLLPIRVETPVREELGVVG; from the coding sequence GTGAAGGATGAAACTCAAATTAAAACCCTGTGCCCCTACTGCGGCGTGGGCTGTGGGCTAGAGGTCGTGCCGTCGCAGGGCAAGGGGGCGTGGCAGGTGCGGGGCGATCGCGCTCATCCGTCGAGCCAGGGGATGGTATGCGTCAAGGGTGCGACGGTGGCAGAGTCGATTAGCAAGGATCGGCTGCTCCATCCGATGTGGCGCGAGTCGCTAGAGCAAAACTTTCGGCAAATTAGCTGGGAGGAGGCGCTGGACAAACTGTGCGATCGCCTCCAGACGGTTCTGGCGAGCCAGGGGCCCGACGGCATCTGCATGTATGGCTCTGGCCAATTCGTCACCGAAGATTACTACACCGCCCAAAAGCTGATGAAGGGCTGTTTGGGGACGAATAACTTTGACGCAAACTCGCGGTTATGTATGTCCTCTGCTGTGTCGGGTTACGTACAGAGCTTTGGGGCAGACGGGCCGCCCTGCTGCTATGAGGATTTGGAGCAAACGGACTGCGCGGTGATCGTCGGCAGCAACATGGCCGAGTGCCACCCGATCGCCTTCAACCGATTGCGGAAGTATCACAAAAAAACGCCCCACGTCCGCCTGATCGTGGTCGATCCGCGCCGCACCCAGACTGCCGACGCAGCCGACCTGCACCTGGCCCTCCGCCCCGGTACAGATATTGACCTATTCAATGGCATCGCCTACCTGCTGATGCAGTGGGGCTTCGAGCAGGCGGCGTTTATCCAGCAGCACACCAGCGGCTATGCCGACTACGCCGAGGTGGTGCGTCACTACTCGCCTGACGTGGTAAGCGATCGCTGCGGCATCTCTATCTCTGACCTGGAAACTGCCGCCCGCTGGTGGGGCAAGTCGGGGCGGGTGCTGTCGCTGTGGTCGATGGGATTGAACCAGTCGAGCGAGGGCACGGCCAAGGTTCGTAGCCTGATCGACCTGCACCTGCTCACCGGGCAAATCGGCAAACCGGGCGCGGGCCCGTTTTCCCTGACGGGCCAGCCCAACGCAATGGGCGGCCGCGAGGCGGGCGGCCTGTCGCACCTGCTGCCCGGCTATCGATTTGTGGCCAATCCCCAGCATCGCGCTGAGGTCGAACACGCCTGGAATCTGCCAGCGGGACAAATTTCGCCCAACCCCGGACGCACCGTGTGGGACATGATTCGCGGGCTGGAGGCGGGGGAGGTGGGTCTGTTCTGGATTGCGGCGACGAATCCGGCTGTGAGCCTGCCCGATTTGGTGCGAGTAAAGGCGGCCCTGGGGCGATCGCCCTTTACGGTCTATCAAGAAGCCTACTTCCCCACCGAAACTGCCGAATTTGCCCATCTGCTGCTGCCTGCGACACAGTGGAGCGAAAAGAGCGGCACGATGACCAACTCGGAGCGCATGGTCACGCTGGCTAAAGCTTTCCAGCCTGCCCCCGGTGAAGCCCGCGCCGACTGGGAAATTTTCTGCGAAGTCGGCCGCCGCCTTGGGTTTGCCGCCCAGTTCCCCTTCCAAACCGCCGCTGAAGTTCATGCCGAATTTGTGAAGCTCACCCAGGGCCGCCCCTGCGACATGAGCGGCATCAGCCATGCGCGGCTAGAGCAGGAGGGCCCCTTGCAGTGGCCACTGCCCAGCGGTGAGAATCCTGAATCGCAGACCCAGCCTGCCAAGCGCCTCTACACCAACCTGCAATTTCCCACGCCCGATGGCCGGGCCCGCTTTAGCGCCTCTCACTCGCGGGGGCTAGCAGAACCCCCCGACCCCGACTTTCCGCTGGTGCTGACGACGGGACGGCTGTATGGCCACTGGCACACCCAGACCCGCACCGGACGCACCGAAAAGATTACGCAAATGTACCCCAACCCGTTTATCGAAATTCACCCCCGCGATGCGGAGCCGCTGGGTATTGTCGAGGGAGATGTGGTAGAAGTGCGATCGCGCCGGGGTTGGGCCCGCTTTCCCGCTAAAGTCACTCGGGCGATCGCCCCTGGAACCGTCTTCGTACCCATGCACTGGGGCGCTCTCTGGGCCGACCATGCCGAAGCCAACGCCCTCACCCATCCCACAGCCTGCCCCGACTCGAAGCAGCCGGAACTGAAGGCCTGCGCGGTGAAACTGTTGCCAATTCGGGTAGAAACGCCCGTGCGCGAGGAGTTGGGCGTGGTGGGGTAG
- a CDS encoding DUF4870 domain-containing protein — protein sequence MTDLEQRKLYSVLCHGSQLICYSLVSVAVPIVLLLISDDPIVQGNAKEAINFYLTVLIWGVIFLVLCFVLIGIPLLIGLVIVSTIMPIIAMVNAATNLERPYRYPCIWHFIQ from the coding sequence ATGACTGACCTCGAACAGCGCAAGCTCTATTCAGTTCTCTGCCACGGGTCGCAGTTGATTTGCTATTCGCTGGTATCAGTTGCAGTGCCCATCGTCTTGCTGCTGATTTCGGATGATCCCATCGTGCAGGGCAATGCCAAAGAAGCCATCAACTTTTACCTGACGGTGCTGATCTGGGGCGTGATTTTCCTGGTGCTGTGCTTCGTGCTGATTGGCATTCCGCTGCTAATTGGATTGGTAATTGTCAGCACAATCATGCCCATTATTGCAATGGTGAACGCTGCCACCAACCTGGAGCGCCCCTATCGCTACCCCTGCATCTGGCACTTTATCCAATAG
- a CDS encoding ABC-ATPase domain-containing protein, whose translation MADDQVLRQTLVRLDGLGYKAYKEIQGSYRFPGFTLHIDFVQGDPFAAPSRLRVVVPQAEAGFPTETFHSRSREIALRDYLTRQFGKAAAAVREKRGSGNSGLMAIAPTSQYILERSALWVSEAVVEARFWVGLPARGRQILGRTAADLLCDDLPLIVGRSLFYSALNPTELQQHLTVAEDTDWLRDQLAARGLVAFVPDGALLPRQSGVDERPLQDSSAVRFRSPASLRVEFHRPNQGSISGMGIPKGITLIVGGGYHGKSTLLRAIALGIYTAIPGDGREHLVTDAAAVKIRAEDGRSITGVDISPFINHLPQGRSTTRFSTENASGSTSQAASIIEALEAGARLLLVDEDTSATNFMIRDRRMQALVAKDKEPITPLIDKIRQLYRDYDLSTILVMGGSGDYFDVADTVIAMTDYQPQDVTQQARAIAAQFATQRRAEGGDRFGSLTPRVPLPKRLDSPEKQGEQSWHGGRRGDTRPVEGDRPGRGPKLKARDIDELVFGSETVDLSAIEQLVEVGQVRTIGAAIAYLQQHYLDGRRTLPDLLNQITPQLATNRIDELTTYRQGDLVAVRPLELAAALNRLRSLSLR comes from the coding sequence ATGGCAGATGATCAGGTGCTGCGGCAAACTCTGGTGCGGCTGGATGGGCTGGGCTACAAGGCTTATAAAGAGATTCAGGGCAGCTATCGGTTTCCGGGCTTTACGCTGCATATTGACTTTGTACAGGGCGATCCGTTTGCGGCTCCTAGTCGGCTGCGGGTCGTCGTGCCCCAGGCGGAGGCGGGTTTCCCAACAGAAACGTTCCACTCGCGCAGCCGGGAAATCGCCCTGCGGGATTACCTAACGCGGCAGTTTGGCAAGGCAGCGGCGGCGGTGCGCGAAAAGCGGGGCAGCGGCAACAGCGGCCTGATGGCGATCGCCCCGACCAGTCAATACATCCTAGAGCGATCGGCCCTGTGGGTGTCGGAGGCGGTGGTCGAAGCGCGATTTTGGGTGGGGCTGCCCGCACGGGGACGGCAAATCTTGGGGCGCACGGCGGCGGATCTGTTGTGCGACGACCTGCCGCTAATTGTGGGGCGATCGCTCTTTTACTCGGCTTTGAACCCGACTGAACTCCAGCAGCATTTGACCGTGGCAGAAGACACCGACTGGCTGCGCGACCAGTTGGCAGCGCGAGGGCTGGTGGCCTTCGTGCCCGATGGAGCGCTCTTGCCCAGACAGAGCGGCGTAGACGAGCGCCCGCTTCAAGACTCCAGCGCTGTGCGATTTCGCTCGCCTGCGTCGCTGCGGGTGGAGTTCCATCGGCCCAACCAGGGCAGTATCTCTGGCATGGGCATTCCCAAAGGCATCACGCTCATCGTCGGCGGCGGCTACCACGGCAAATCCACCCTGCTCAGGGCGATCGCCCTCGGCATCTACACCGCCATTCCCGGCGACGGACGCGAACATCTGGTGACCGACGCAGCCGCCGTGAAGATTCGCGCCGAGGACGGCCGCAGCATCACGGGCGTAGACATTTCGCCCTTTATCAACCACCTGCCCCAGGGCCGCTCGACGACGCGCTTTAGCACCGAAAACGCCAGCGGCAGCACCTCCCAAGCAGCCAGCATTATAGAAGCGCTGGAGGCGGGGGCGCGGCTGCTGCTGGTAGACGAAGACACCTCCGCTACGAACTTTATGATCCGCGATCGCCGGATGCAAGCCCTCGTCGCCAAAGACAAAGAGCCAATCACGCCCTTGATCGACAAAATCCGCCAGCTTTATCGGGATTACGACCTGTCCACGATCCTCGTCATGGGCGGCAGCGGCGACTATTTCGACGTGGCGGATACCGTCATCGCCATGACCGACTATCAGCCCCAGGACGTGACCCAACAGGCCAGGGCGATCGCCGCTCAGTTTGCCACTCAACGCAGGGCTGAAGGGGGCGATCGCTTTGGTTCGCTCACCCCTCGCGTTCCCCTCCCCAAGCGCCTCGACTCGCCCGAAAAGCAAGGGGAACAATCCTGGCACGGCGGCCGCCGGGGGGATACTCGCCCGGTGGAGGGCGATCGCCCAGGACGCGGCCCCAAGCTGAAGGCACGAGACATTGACGAACTAGTGTTTGGCTCGGAAACCGTAGATTTGTCCGCCATAGAGCAACTAGTGGAAGTAGGACAGGTGCGAACCATTGGCGCGGCGATCGCCTATTTACAGCAGCACTACCTCGACGGTCGCCGCACGCTGCCCGATCTTCTGAACCAGATTACACCCCAGCTTGCCACCAACCGCATAGACGAACTGACGACTTATCGCCAGGGGGATCTGGTTGCGGTTCGACCTTTGGAACTTGCCGCAGCTTTGAATCGTCTGCGATCTCTGAGCTTGCGGTAA
- a CDS encoding M48 family metalloprotease, with product MSERSKLPVSSGSTGAAARALLDAGLAALKRQEYGTAIAHLESLFRTPAERSVQLKARMGLVMAYEKSGNVQEAIALCQTLSNSSHVQTRRWAAKALAEIAQRHPEAAEPAAASAQSLEAPPAAARPASEDDLAAGLTHAPGSRSPSRPLRSPSHPPAASASSLPNDTAIAPVQTTPIDWRLAGRAQKWSPLPMVDRAGLWALGLGTAMALFALLRGLLLATFWLFNHTIARITFPVDLRYYSIYRDPAALVLLGLLGLAIALPWLMTLLLRRAYQMQPLAVDTLEQASPEAARVLKRIFGQQQRPLPKLELLPTDAPLLLTYGSLPRLSHLVLSRGLLAQLRDDEIAALVAGEIGHLQHWTAGVMSLVTLVGLLPYLLYRVLGQWGDSQRNAGLRALAMDGSLLGYGLFWLCRAVGLWFSRRRLFYSDRTSSNLTGNPNALSRALLKCSLGLSQAVAQQRQTSPLLESLELLMPVGIKTSLTLGSLYAQHPSPDLLQWDCQNPYRHWLSVSNAHPPLGDRLQHLSRYAQHWRLFPELDLPPAAPPRLSWKERRPLLLQASPYLGLGIGLAIALFLWLVGGVATQFNWRGLTWMWGDRTLLMGCGLLGFSFGTFVRINSFFRDIPRTAPTDLSLVELMQPPAPIPLPGQPLRLRGTLLGQRGICALPSQDLLLQCETGLIRLHHTHRFGPLGSLLAPGRHPSGLIGRPVTVTGWFRRGATPWIDVETIQTTQGAVCRSEHPLWSTLVAIAAALWGFHVILTGF from the coding sequence ATGAGCGAGCGGTCAAAATTGCCTGTATCGTCCGGGTCCACGGGCGCGGCGGCGCGGGCGCTGCTGGATGCGGGGTTGGCAGCGCTGAAGCGGCAGGAATATGGCACGGCAATCGCCCATCTGGAGAGCCTGTTTCGCACGCCCGCCGAGCGCTCGGTGCAGCTTAAGGCGCGAATGGGGCTGGTGATGGCCTACGAAAAATCGGGCAATGTGCAGGAGGCGATCGCCCTCTGTCAAACCCTCAGCAACAGTTCCCATGTGCAGACCCGCCGCTGGGCCGCCAAAGCCCTGGCAGAGATTGCCCAGCGCCATCCAGAAGCCGCTGAACCTGCCGCTGCTTCGGCACAGTCTCTAGAAGCTCCTCCGGCTGCTGCCCGACCCGCGTCAGAAGATGACCTCGCGGCGGGGTTGACTCACGCTCCCGGCAGTCGCTCTCCCAGCCGCCCGTTGCGATCGCCCAGCCATCCCCCCGCTGCGTCGGCAAGCTCCCTGCCCAACGACACGGCGATCGCCCCCGTTCAAACAACGCCCATTGACTGGCGGCTGGCCGGCCGCGCCCAAAAGTGGTCGCCGCTGCCGATGGTGGATCGGGCGGGTCTTTGGGCGCTGGGCCTGGGAACGGCGATGGCCCTGTTCGCCTTGCTGCGGGGGCTACTGCTGGCGACGTTTTGGCTATTTAACCACACGATCGCCCGCATCACATTTCCGGTTGACCTTCGGTATTACAGCATTTACCGCGATCCGGCGGCGCTAGTGCTGCTCGGTCTGTTGGGTCTGGCGATCGCCCTACCCTGGCTGATGACGCTGTTGCTGCGTCGAGCCTACCAGATGCAGCCGCTGGCAGTAGATACCCTGGAACAAGCCAGCCCCGAAGCCGCCCGCGTGCTAAAGCGAATCTTTGGCCAACAGCAGCGCCCCTTGCCCAAGCTGGAACTATTGCCCACAGACGCGCCGCTGCTGCTGACCTATGGATCGCTGCCTCGCCTGTCGCATTTGGTTCTCAGTCGTGGGCTGTTGGCGCAGCTTCGGGATGACGAGATTGCGGCGCTGGTGGCCGGGGAAATCGGGCATTTGCAGCACTGGACCGCAGGCGTGATGTCGCTGGTAACGTTGGTGGGGCTGCTGCCCTATCTGCTGTATCGGGTGCTGGGGCAGTGGGGCGATTCCCAGCGCAATGCCGGGCTACGCGCTCTGGCGATGGACGGTTCCCTGTTGGGCTACGGCCTTTTTTGGCTATGTCGGGCCGTGGGGCTGTGGTTTTCGCGGCGGCGACTGTTCTACAGCGATCGCACCTCCTCTAACCTGACGGGCAACCCCAACGCCCTCAGCCGCGCCCTGCTGAAATGTAGCCTGGGCCTGTCGCAGGCCGTGGCCCAGCAGCGCCAGACTAGCCCACTGCTAGAGAGCCTGGAACTGCTCATGCCCGTTGGGATCAAAACGTCACTCACGCTGGGCAGCCTCTACGCCCAGCACCCCAGCCCCGACCTGCTCCAGTGGGATTGCCAAAATCCCTACCGCCACTGGCTCTCGGTCAGCAATGCCCATCCCCCCTTGGGCGATCGCCTCCAGCACCTCAGCCGCTATGCCCAGCACTGGCGCTTGTTCCCCGAACTCGACCTGCCGCCCGCTGCCCCGCCTCGTCTGTCCTGGAAGGAACGTCGTCCTTTGCTGCTGCAAGCCTCGCCATACCTGGGGCTGGGCATTGGGCTGGCGATCGCGCTCTTCCTCTGGCTGGTCGGCGGAGTCGCCACTCAGTTCAACTGGCGCGGGCTGACCTGGATGTGGGGCGATCGCACGCTGCTGATGGGCTGCGGGCTGCTGGGCTTTAGCTTTGGCACGTTTGTCCGCATCAATTCCTTCTTCCGCGACATTCCCCGCACGGCTCCCACCGACCTGTCTCTGGTAGAACTGATGCAGCCCCCCGCTCCAATTCCCTTACCCGGACAACCGCTGCGCCTGCGGGGAACGCTGCTGGGTCAGCGCGGCATCTGCGCCCTGCCCAGCCAGGACTTGCTGCTCCAGTGCGAAACGGGGCTAATCCGGCTGCACCACACACACCGCTTCGGCCCGCTGGGCAGCCTCCTCGCACCCGGTCGTCACCCCAGCGGCTTGATCGGCCGCCCCGTCACGGTTACAGGCTGGTTTCGCCGGGGCGCAACACCCTGGATCGATGTAGAAACGATTCAAACGACGCAGGGCGCAGTTTGCCGCAGCGAGCACCCCCTCTGGTCTACGCTCGTGGCGATCGCCGCTGCGCTCTGGGGCTTCCATGTCATCCTGACGGGCTTTTAG
- a CDS encoding S8 family serine peptidase, translating to MAERRLARRLRWVMAGLATSLLGTPAIAYIASMTSMEAGGIDARRVQSEPYNLMGRKIAIGQVEIGRPALFGLDKTAANNFAVRVRQVFFRDGVARPNDTVDPHAASVASVMVSNDKLVQGVAPEAKLYAAAAGFERRGGQPQECLASQTVALQNGDDVRAINFSFGESLAQDPRPNARLDGNALLTQCIDWSANQHNVLYVIAGNQGEGGIPIPTDNFNGMIVSNSIAVNGVYRKVSFFDLGSEPPPIYGRAREPETNVGPRRSVSLMAPGTNIQTINPDGSLSNPATGTSFAAPHVTAMVALLQEYGDRQIREQQPNWSLDARRHEVMKAVMMNAADKIQDRGDGLMLGMTRTAVNKQNRDWLSSDAYTDEAKPLDADMGTGHLHAYRSLIQFGSGQFSPDAPVPPVGWDYRTVGTGRDAPAYRDYVLERPLVAGSHVAITLAWNRVVELKDTNRNGLYDIGETFEDKGLNNLDVYLMRAEDEREGDRIWSSVSAVDSVEHIFHPVPATGRYKIRVVYRDRVNTPTQAYALAWWTAPAE from the coding sequence ATGGCAGAGCGGCGACTGGCAAGACGACTGCGATGGGTCATGGCGGGGCTGGCAACGTCGCTGCTGGGCACCCCGGCGATCGCCTACATTGCCTCTATGACCTCGATGGAAGCAGGCGGCATCGATGCGCGGCGGGTGCAGTCCGAACCCTACAACCTCATGGGCCGCAAAATCGCTATTGGTCAGGTAGAAATCGGTCGCCCAGCCCTGTTTGGCCTCGATAAAACCGCTGCCAATAACTTTGCGGTGCGGGTGCGCCAGGTGTTCTTTCGGGATGGGGTAGCTCGTCCCAACGATACCGTTGACCCCCACGCGGCCAGCGTCGCCAGCGTCATGGTGAGCAACGACAAGCTGGTGCAGGGCGTTGCGCCAGAGGCAAAGCTATACGCAGCCGCTGCGGGCTTCGAGCGGCGGGGCGGCCAGCCGCAGGAATGCCTCGCCTCCCAAACCGTGGCGCTGCAAAACGGCGATGACGTGCGGGCAATTAATTTCAGCTTCGGCGAGTCGCTGGCGCAGGACCCACGCCCCAATGCGCGGCTCGATGGCAACGCCCTGTTGACCCAGTGCATCGACTGGTCGGCCAATCAGCATAATGTGCTGTATGTGATCGCGGGCAACCAAGGCGAAGGCGGCATCCCCATCCCCACCGACAACTTCAACGGCATGATCGTGTCTAACTCGATCGCCGTCAATGGCGTGTATCGAAAGGTCAGCTTTTTTGACCTGGGGAGCGAGCCGCCGCCTATCTATGGCAGGGCCCGCGAACCGGAGACCAATGTCGGCCCGCGCCGCTCGGTCAGCCTGATGGCTCCTGGCACCAATATTCAAACCATCAACCCCGACGGCAGCCTCAGCAACCCTGCAACCGGAACCAGTTTCGCTGCCCCGCATGTTACGGCGATGGTGGCGCTGTTGCAGGAATATGGCGATCGCCAAATCCGCGAACAGCAGCCCAACTGGAGCCTGGATGCCCGCCGCCACGAGGTCATGAAAGCAGTAATGATGAACGCGGCAGATAAGATTCAAGACCGGGGCGACGGCCTGATGCTGGGCATGACCCGCACCGCCGTCAACAAGCAAAACCGCGACTGGCTCAGTTCCGATGCCTATACAGACGAAGCCAAACCCCTGGATGCCGACATGGGCACGGGGCATCTGCACGCCTATCGGTCGCTAATCCAGTTCGGTTCGGGTCAGTTTTCGCCCGATGCCCCTGTGCCGCCTGTTGGCTGGGATTATCGCACCGTTGGCACTGGACGAGACGCGCCCGCCTATCGAGACTATGTGCTGGAGCGGCCGCTGGTAGCAGGCAGCCACGTCGCCATCACTCTTGCCTGGAACCGCGTGGTGGAACTGAAGGACACCAACCGCAACGGGCTGTACGATATTGGCGAAACCTTTGAAGACAAGGGGCTGAATAACCTGGACGTGTATCTAATGCGGGCGGAGGATGAGCGGGAGGGCGATCGCATCTGGTCTTCCGTCAGCGCCGTAGACAGCGTGGAGCATATCTTCCACCCTGTTCCCGCAACGGGGCGCTACAAGATTCGCGTCGTGTACCGCGATCGCGTCAACACGCCCACCCAAGCCTACGCCCTGGCCTGGTGGACGGCTCCGGCAGAGTAG